The Brachypodium distachyon strain Bd21 chromosome 4, Brachypodium_distachyon_v3.0, whole genome shotgun sequence nucleotide sequence AATCTGAGGTCAGATTGATCTGCTCAAGACAAGTTTCATGactcaaaagaaaagagtaaaAGTCATTGAGCGACACGGGTTCGACACGCGTGGTCATAGACGTGACCAGGGATTCATACTCGGGCCCGAGGCCAGCGAGCATGTATCCGACGatcgcctcgtcgtccagcacCTTGCCGATGGATGCCATAGCATCAGCATGTGCCTTCATCTTGTGGAAGAATTCGGTCGCCGAcatgcccttcttcttcagattaGATAGTTGGTATCGTATCTGGGCGAAACGGGCCCTGTTCTGTGAGGAGAACATGGCGAGAAGAGAAGACCAAACACCTGCCGATGTCTTGATCTGCACGACCTGCGCGAGGATCCCCTCCGTCATGGAGGAGAGCAAGATGCTGAGGACGGTCTTGTCCTGCTGGAACCAGCGTAGGTACGCTGGATTGACGACGCGTTGTGCGTTGTCGTCGGTCCCCTCAGTGACCATGTCAGCAGGGGCGCGGATGGAGCCGTCGAGGTAGCCGAACAGGCTCTGGCCGCTGAGGGCAGGTTCGACCTGCGCACGCCACAGGAGGAAATTGTCGCGGTTCAGCTTGACGCTGATGAGGCTGCCGAGAGATGCCACGGATACGGTGGCACCGATGGTGGAAGATGTTGATCCGACGAGCTCGGATCCGGAGGACGCAGAGGACGTCATGGTGTAGATGGATcgtggctctgataccaagctAGAAATATGGTTTGGCGTGGGGAACACCGCCCAGCCGGTGCTTGTATTTATACTCAACAAGTTAGGGATTTACAAGAGGTTAGGATTACAACAAACACAACAAACTCCTGTTGCCGGATATGCTAAGTGTATCTAGGATAAGCAACAGTGCCTAGAATCTAGGGGAGATAATATTCGGTAGTTTACATATATAACACACAATAATGTTTGTCAGATCGAGATCGATCCAGAGCTAGCTAGAATGATCAGATAATAACTAGAAGATGGAAATTAGCAGTTTGGTAaccaaaatatatatatgttcgTTACTGCTTATTGTTGTGGATGGTCAGATAATtgttgtaaaaaaagaaaagaagattaCGTCAACTGCGGCGAGAGTCGGACGCTGATGGAAACCTGGTCCGGCTCAGTCGACCGGTCAGGGTGCAGAATAAGTTATTTTATACCTAGGGATATAATAGagtttctatatatatataaacggACCGGCCTGAGGGCCCGAGGCTGAAGCCCAGGCGCGGCACGGACAGGGGCCTCGAGCGGTGTCCGGCCCGCCCGATTATGTATGTGCCGGGCAGGGCACAAACGGGCCAAGCCCGCCGGGCTACCGGGTTTTTTAAAAAAGCCCGGCCCGATGGCCACCTATACGCATGATATATAATCATTGTCCAATTAGATGCACTCTTGCTAATAAATCCGTTTTCTTAGGGACTACCGTTTCATCGTGGAAAACTCATTGAGAAAATCAACTTGCAATGTTTTAATTCTCTAACACCAGTTTAATGATGTGAGAGGTCAAGTGTCGTGCAGAGCCAACAATATAACCGATGCACGAGCCACATGAGATGGCACATGTGGCAAGGGCTTACAGATAAGCCAAAAGTTATATTTAGTTTTACTTTGTCTTGTTTCGAAGTTAAGCCCAGCTTGTTTGGGCTTAAGCTTTTGTATGCCTTTTCAGAAGCCATTCTGAGGTTTgtacatacttcctccgtctcatattaagtgactttttattacatatatctagactttattagacatagatacattcatatttgagcaattTTGATTCACTTAATATGTACTAATatgtacggagggagtagaagtctcatattaagtgactttctattacatatatctagactttattaaacatagatacattcatatttgagcaattTTGATTCACTTAATATGTACTAATATGTACGGAGGGAGTGGAAGCAAAAGCAATCAGAAGGCTGCTTTTGGGCTTCTGTGGGTTGGTTCTCAGGACTGCTTTCAAGATGGCTTACAGTGATGTCTGTGGCGCCGTGCCACGCAGCATGCATGGCGAGATGCCGACTACGGCAGGGTAGCGCGTGCTGCGTGCAAGTGTTGATGATCAAAAGGTTGCATGGGAGTTGGCCGAGGGAATTACTAGTTATTTAAGGCATCGTAATCATGTTTAATTAATCAAGAGAATagatgaaaagaaaaggtttgTTGCGTGAGGAAGGAGCTGTAAGTTGCTGCTTCGACAAACAGACAGGGAAAAGGATCATCCAATATTCAGCAGTAGATGCACATCATGCATCACATCAACATGCtgcttccttcttttttttaaaaaacatgtTGCTTCCTGCGTCAATTGACTGAGAGCTCAACAACTTTGCATATGCATTCACCAACAGGCAAACATGTTACCTCCCAGAAGAAAGAACTCCAACAGGCAATTCCATTCACCGTAACATCTTCACAGGGTAAAAGCTACAGGCAACATGTTAAGCATGCTTTCATTCAGAGTTCAGGCATGCACGACCAAAGAGGTCGCCAACTGGATACACGGAtgattctttttctgtttggaTTAATGGTACAAATAACAACTAGCTACCCTAGGAATGATTCATGTGCAAACGGTATACATCAGTTATCTTTACAGCTAGGTTGCCCAGGCTTTCCTCCTCACATGAAATCCATGGAGTCACTTAGGGACTGCCCGCTCAGCGACTGGCCTCCATTCGAAGAACTCTGCTGATGGTTCTGGTGGTTCTGATGCTGACCTTGGTGGCCGCCCAAGTAGTGCATCtgcatctgctgctgctgcgagaAATAGTTTggcatctgctgctgctgcatctgtTGTTGTCCTCCGTTGAAGGGGTTCCCGTGCATGTTTGGAGCTTGACCTGCCGCTATCTTGAGCCGCTGGACTTCTTCTCTCAGGGCATCATTCAGAGCTGCAAGAAACggacatacatatatatggtcATAAGATGACTGGTTGGTCATTGGTCGACCTCACATGCCTCAAATGTTTTCAAACAGGAGAACTTGGCCACGCCCATATTATAACGACTAACGAGCTTTCAAAATGTGGGTAGGACATACCATCTCGAAGTTTAGCTTGTTCTTCCATGGACTGCAATCGGAGTTTGAGCTCCCTGTTCTCAACAGTTAAACTAGAAGTGTCCCTCTGGATTACAAAAAGGAAACCCAAACCAGAAACTATTAAGAATAGAGGCTTTTTACGGTACAATTTAATAGCAGTTGGTGGAAGTAGTATTGACATGGGTATTTTAGTCATTTCACATTAGGctattttaattatttatttgGAAGATCTAATTACACGTGCGGGAACTGCTCCTAATTAGTAATTAAATCGTCTTCTTCCCAAACTCTTTCTTCCACTTTCCTTCCTCCAGCACCCTCCATGTCTCCTCTTCCATGGCCCTTTGGATATTCTGCTCTAGCACTGGTTGTTGTCCTCCATGCCCCGTAGCTCTACTCTACTCTAGTCGACTTCATCCCTCTCCTTAATCCCCAACCCCACTGCGCTCTGCACCGCCCATCCCCAACCTGTTGAGATATGGgtcgaatatgtgtacgaCTAGGGTTACAATTGGACTTGGATTAGCGGCGAGCTAGGTGTTGGAGTCGAACACGTGTAACCCgggcctaatatataaaggcaccGCGGGGTAGCCAAGGAGACtatgacaacataatagcaataggctCGCAGGGGGAGCCGGCGGCTTGCGCCAGCGCCCAGGGTGGCCGGTATTGCGGTATTTTGGGGCGAGGAGCGTCCGTAGTCATGCCCCGGGGATGTAGGCTTCGGccgaacctcgttaacaaatatcgtgcctcggtgtcatccttgatcgtGCATCCGCCGGATTTTGTAACACAACCTGCATCAGCACAAGGAGACCACGGGCTCGCCGCAGTCCAGTCACCACCGTGTAGTTCAGGTGTTCATGGTGCTCTTCCTCCTGAGCGAGGTGTTCCGCCACGAGCAGCACGGCCGCCATCATCGCCGGGGTGGATTGTGGCGGGGAAtgggggagggagagaggcgAGGCGGGCAGTGGGGCTGGCGAGAGGTGACTGGCCGCCGATGGGGGGAGGCGGTACAGGAAAGTGATGGAAATTTTGGGAAGACAACTCAGAAGCCTGATCCTGTTTAGGAGCAAGATGAATCCCCCTGcttcgataaaaaaaaaatcaatctcTCAGGATTTGTTTGGCTTTTCTACCTGTTTTGCCCTTTTAACAGCGAATACTACTCTTTTGGTCTCCTAGCATGGATAGATTTCAGCCTTTAGATCTGCTCAATGGAGGGCTTATATCCATCCGTCCCTACCGTAAAAAGCCCCTAAGAATAAATGCAATAAAACATAGGATATGGCACTCAaaagttttttaaaaagaagGTAAAACCAGCAAACAATCCCATGAGCAATCATAAACACAATTGTCAGTGGATTATAAATTTAAATTCACCCTACCCAGAAAATAGCATAATAAGAAGTAAAAAAATCGCAAACTTCCCTAGAAAACTCTATCATGAATCTTGATTATCTCTTCACTTCCTTATTTCTTTTCCCTCATAAATATAACATTCAGTACTCGCCAAGCTTTattgagagaaaaaaaaaatcttatgtTACAATCCCCGCCCACCACTAGAAAGCTTCAACCTAACACCACCCATTTGGTTCCAACATCTTCAATCAAATCAGCTTTGAAATAGAGTATCACTTCCTCTGTTTTTGACATGACAGACCAATCAAGTACAGAGGCGCCTGCATTGTCACACCTACTTTTGGGTCCAATAAATCATCTAGCAGTCACACCAAGTAGAAGATCAGAGTTACCTAAAAAAACTATAAGATCAGAGCATGTTGTATGTATGACTGTTCTAAGTTTCCCCTTAATACAATGAACTTCTATCTTTGTATAACTAGGAATTTGCAGGCTCTGAGATAAGAAGATGAGTTTATCTATACAGGGGCAATACAAGAGATCCGGTACACGCTCATGTACTTTTACATGGTATAAACAGGTAGAGAGCTAAATGATGCAAGATATGTTTATAAATTGTCATtaagcaaaaaataaatctttGAAAGCTAACCTAATCCAATTAGGTTTTTTCGGTGATAATGTAGCTTCAGCATAGCTAGGGAGTTTTAGAACATAAGTTAAGGTAAAATTTGATCCACTACAAATACATTGAGGGTGGGTGGATGCATCCGAAAAACAATTCACTGCAATGAGCAAAAGTAAGACGAGCAAACAAAATGGTGGTCCCGATGAACTGAAATTTACAATTTCAAATGACAAACAGCAATATGTGAAAACTAACTTCTGCCAAACAGAGAATTAAGCCCGTTAAGTTCATATCATCCAGTATGCTTGAACAATCAAAAGCAACAGCAACTCGATGCTTGGAAGAGCTAATTGGCGTGAAACATAGAACGCAATTACGACGGAATGCCAGATAAGAATCATAAAACAGAAGGCAGTAAATCATCTCTCACCAAAAGGTACAGAAACCATGATGTTTTGTGACCTCTAAATATCAGAAAATGCAAGTGGACAGTACTATAGTGTAAGTTTACACAGTTCTCTTGATAGAATCAGCAAAGAGAATGTTTTTATTAATTGCCTTAGCCGTCTGTACAGttcttttgtgttttgttttctgttttcgaCCTTGTTTCTGTTTGGATTTGGATCAGTTCAAGGACCTTTCGCCATCTTGGCGCTTCTTCTAATGAAAATGACTCACATTTAGGTTCAGTTTAGAAAAAACATCCAAGTCTAGAGAAAATGGTTACCGACTTCTAAGGAAACCTATGTCAACAGCTCTAGCAATGAGAACGGCTTGGAAAGCCAAGTTACGCAAGCAAAATGGATAAGTTAAGATAATGAACTCTGTTTTTAGAGGTATAGGATGCCTAACTATTACTATAACTAATCACAAGAAGTTATAAGTAAAGGCACTCATTTGTTTATCCTGGTTGCTTATGTGAGGACACAATCTCTGAGTTACTCAGGCTGTACTGCAAACTACCAGCACAGTTGCCACACTTGTCCAACACAATAAAGCAATGTACTAACTAACTGTTGTATAGACTAATCGGACAGAACATCAGCTTCACCTTTATTGCAGTCTTTGTAGGACGGGACAAGCTTGAGTCAAACGATAAGGTTTGGTTTCAAGCAACCATACTACCATTCACTTATCAAATACAAAAAGCAAGCAATTATACACACCTGAAGAAGCGTGAGCTGGGCTGAGAGCGTAGTCGCCTCTGTCTGCAGCGTCTGCACCTTCCTCTCCAGCTCGCCGGTGTACTTGATCTTCCTCTCCTtggacctcgccgccgactgCCTGTTGGCCAGAATCCTGCACCGCCAGAGATCACCACCACCATGAAACAACCAAAATTGTACTAATTCGATTGATCCACAGCAAACCCTAGAAACTCGAAATCACGCAGCACAGCAGAGCAAGGAGACGGACAGATCGAAGAAACGCAAGGAAGCAGAGCCTATGGGGGAAGAGGGGCGTCACTTCGGATCTATGAAGTGAAGTTGGGGAAGAGGGGCGTCACCTCTTGGCGCGCCTGGGGTCGAGGAGCGCGAGCTCGGCGAGCCGCTCGGCGGGAATGGCCTTCTTGGCGTAGTCCGGCAGGGCACCTCCGGAGAGCGCGGACTCGCCCTCGGACGGCGAGCTGGCCCCGTCCATGGACCCGCTCCTCTTATGCCCAGCCaacccccctcctccccctcccccctgcagctgcaacccgtcgaagaaggcggcgtcgagCGAGAGGCTCCGCACGTGCGCGCCGCCCCCACACACCCcaggcggccgcggcgcgtACGATGAGGAGGAAACAGTCCCTCCATGCGTCGGAGGAAGCCCctgcggcggggcggcggaggaggccgcgggggcggagtcgtcggagagggaggggaagtCGAGGTCGGAGAAGGAGAAGTCGTCGCTGTCCGGGTCCAGAAGCAGGTCAGCCGCGTCCGGGAACCGGATGAACGTCTCCGACTGTGCCCGCCGGTggtgcccccgctctcctcctcctccagccggcgccggcggcgggaacCGCGGGTCCATGCTGCCGCTCACAGGCGAGGGCTTGTGCTCTGGGTTCGATGCCTCGATGGGGAAGAAGGTAGGTGAGCGAGGGCGTCGGGTAGCTGCTGCGgtgagcttgagcttgagctcGTGAGGTtggttggggaagaagagaagaggagtaAAAGCAAGAGCTGAGTCAAGACTCAAGAGTCAAGAAGGAGGAAGCCCCGGTTCTACGCGCTgcggctatggacccggcgcACACACTTTACACCACGAGCACGGATACGAGGTGTGAATGTGTGATCGGACGGTCGTGATGGTATACGGTGTATGCGGCCGGTCCATGGAGGAGGAAATGGCCGTGGAGAATCTGAGTGGACCTGGTCTATGGACCCACTTACTGGGCGCACGAATTTTACAGCCAGATGCTGCTGCGGCGCGTGGGCGTGGCTTACGGAAAGGGGCGGGACCGTAATTTTTGTGTTCATATGGCGCGTGGTTccgagaagaaaaaaaagagcagcagcggcgctgttGGCTGTCGCTGCGGGGTCGCTGTTTGGGCATCGTTGTCGATGCGGTCAGGAGATACTGACGTGTGGGGTCGGTGCTACGTGGGGCCTAGGGAACAGTGGTACGTGGCGGGTGGACAGTGCGTCTACGCTGTTGCTTGCTGGCTTGTTGGTCTCCGCGGGAGCGTGCGGGGGGCCCCGGGAGGCAGCGACAGTTCAACACCGAGTCAACAGCACGTTTTTGTGGGGCCGCCTTCTCAGTGACAGCGGGGCCCAGCGGCTGGTTGAGGTCCGTCTTGTCAATGACAGCGGGACCCACAAACTGGTTGAGGACTTGAGGCCCATCTCCTTGTGCCTGCAAAATTTTAGCTGCAATTTTTTGAGGATCTGTAAATTACTCGTTCTGTAGGAAAGTTGTCAATTTTGGTTAAGAAAAGATGACGCTGACAAAGACAGCGATTATGTTTGTTGAGTAATAGGAGTAATATAGGTTGTGATGAGGTTATTTGTTGCTACTTAATTAATAATTGTGGTGATGTCTCCACGACTTGTACTGTTTAATTATATATATCAGGCAGTCATATTCAAAGCCCGTTCCCTTTTTCTGATTTGAAAATCGATTGACGTTggaaaggagaggagaaaaagaaaggtcTCCCAACCGCGGAGATTCTCACCATTGAAAATCCTACGGAGGTTCATTAATTAAACCATTCATAGTGATCATATCACTTCGGTCTAACTTCTGGTCCAGTAATACACCAACTTGCAGCATGTTTTGCTTCCCCTTTgccgctttttttttttttgagaattacCCTTTGCCGCTTTGACAGGGCAGAAAGaggctgcagcctgcagagcagcagcaagtcACCGCCGAAGAGAGGCCAAAAGCCCATCCTTTCTCTGCTTGTCAAAGGCAGAGGCCCAAGGCCGACGGGAAGGCTGGAAATGGAAATCTGTGTATTGGACCGAGACAGCTGATGGGCTGGACCAAGTCGAGCTAGGCTCGGCCCGATGACGATGAAGCGTGGCTTTTGGATGGTTCGCTCCTGGGCTCTCGAGCGGTCCAGCCGCCGCCAGCTCGGGTTTGCATTGGGCTCGGCCCGTGCATCCGTCCACCCTCACTTGTACAGTAATATCTCGACCCTTAAAAAAACGTTTTTGTGCATATAAGTAGTTAAGTACAAACACGCAATAGAGTCCGAATACGTGCACGTACGTAGCCGTAGGTGTAGCTAAAATGCAATCACAGACTCACAGTACAGTAGCAATTTTGCTCTATTAGATAAGTGTACGATCTCTCATGTATGGGGCGCACACATTTTTGTATACTACCAAAACAACGAACTTGGAGATCGAAATGATCGGTGCAGGATTTATGCATACCACTACAACATCTAGAAATTAACCTCCTTCGTCGAGGGCAGCACATGCATCAGTTGTGCCCTGGGACTGGGACCGGCGGAGGCAGGATCGGGAGCTCAGGCGACGACGAGCGCCGCCGTTCGTCGTCCTCAGGCTTCGCCGTCGCGACGGCGTCGCCCGGGAAGGACGCCAGTGTAGGAGGCCACTGATCGCTGCCGCCAGGCGCTGGGTGCGCCCACGACGGCATCGGAGGCGGGTGGAACGggaacggcggcagcggcggccagtGGTCCGGCTGCGGCCATGCCGGGAACGGCGGCCAGTGGTTGTTGCCTGGCTCTGGCTCTGGCCATGCCGGGACCGGCGGCCACTGCTTGCCCGGCTCCGGCTGCGGCCATGTCGGGAACGGCGGCCACTTGTTGCCCGGTTCGGGCTGCGGCCAAGCCGGGATAGGCGGCGGGTTGAAGGGCGGGCACTTGTTTCCAGGTTCTGGCTGTGGCCATGCGGGGACCGGCGGCGGGTTgaacggcggcagcgggggccACTTGTTGTCCCCGTCTTCGGGACGCGGGCCCCACGCCGGGAACGGCGGCCACCGGTTGTCCGGGTCCGGGCTCtccggtgccggcggcgagaggtcgccgtggtggtggccatggccgccgccgccactgtgCTTCGGCGTGGGCGGCGCCTTCTTAGGGtggtccttctccttcttcttctttagaacgacgtcctcctcctccttctccttcggTGCTGGTGCCACCTCGGCAACGCGATGGCTGCTTCTCGGTGCGGcgccgtcgccatggccggaggaggagacggcgtGCGAGTCCGAGAGTGGcctcgcggcggcgacgcggcacGGCGAGAGCGTGAGCAACAACCCgacggcgaggaagaagattaaGGCCGACAGATATGCCATATTATTCTTCATATGCAATCTCCTATACGCGACTACTCGACGCCGCTCTAGCTAAGCTCTATAGCTTCTTGATGCCACCATGCATGTGTTGCATTGGCTATATTAATCTACAGCAACTTAATTATCTtctggtgcatgccatcatgCATGATATAGAGTTGCATTTATATACAAGTACGCATTGGGACTGATTTGGCTTCGGtgagatgaagaagaggaaaagtTAGTTTTACCGTGTGGTAATTGAATTTGGTACTAACACGTTATTGTGATCTTCTAGATATTGGCCTGTTTTACTTTGTTGAATTTAGACGCACGGCGTTAGTGATCGACCAATGGGTTGTTGGTGGGCGTGAAGGTGACATGCATTTGCAAAGATTTGAAGACTTGAGGCGCGtgagtcaaaaaaaaattcactgATCTTATGCATATATGGCCGGTGTGGTCGTGTGGATATGTCAAAGAGATCATAttgtctctctctctttccaaaATCTTGTGTTGTGGCCACAGTAATTCTTCACGAGTGCGCGCACTAGCATGTTGATTAATTTGAGATGAGTGGTTGGCATGCACTATAAAGTCTACCACAATATATATAATGGTGGAGTGGGGAGAAAGAaattaaatggtaaaattgcgTGACGGTTGTGCCTGTGGTCTGCGGGCGGTCGTCTTGGTGGCCAGGGTTGTGAGGCGTTGGCGTCGTGCGGTATTGCGCGGCTCGCGTTGCAAGCATAGGGGTTGTTGGGGCGGCTGTGTCCGATCGGGTTGTGTTTGTGGTGCAACTTTTGGCCTATACATACTAGCTAGTGCACTACCAACCACACACTGCACCGTGAGTAACCAGGAGATGGTAGCTGTTGTGCCTGGCAAGGATATATACAGAAGGATGGGGTCTCGACATGACGTGACTTAATACTCTGTACATGATATGTGTGTCTATTAATTTAGCGAAAACACCAATAGTGTAACTCAACACAAATATCAAAGCAACATCTCGGCGGTACATCTTCCTGGCCGGGGTAGTAGACGATCgaacaaaataaatcatgGGTGAATAACCGCCATGCATGGCTGCCGCGCTGGCTCATTCCTGGCCGCGGAGTACGCCGCGGAGAATACCAACAAGAGAAGGACAAATTGTAAATGTAAGGAATTGCATCAAGTGGTATCCTAATTAAGTATGGTGTCCAGAATTTCCACTTGTGCATACCCTCAAAACTTGTACTGTTCATGCCCATGGTTTTGGTTTAGTCTGTGGGCAAGGTGATAAGTCATTTAGGTGCAAAGTTTCAGGTTGTTGAGATTTATAGCTTtgaatttgatcaagtttgtaAATCTGTCAGAAACTCATTTGGCCATGTGCTCAAATTTTGTACTTGGCAGCGCATCATGTTTTTGTACATTTGGATTCAGAGTGTTGAGATGGTTCAAATGGTTGTGGTCTCATACTTTTATGTATTTTAAGAAAGTTTGAAAGCATTTGAACCAATCTGGCTGAATTTTGAATCTGAAACTTCTCTAAACTTTTGAACCAAAGTGGAAAATATTTATCTATAAAGTTGTCATGAATGGTCCAAATATTCTAAGGGAATTTTTCAAAGCAAAAACTTTGCATACAATCATGAAACATTTTTCTCTGATTATATAAAAGCAGCAAACTATTTAGATAAATTATTTAAATATTGTTTTGATCCGAAATGCAGAGTACTATAAATATGCTCGACCGTGCTTTCACTCAGAATTTGTTTAATTGGTTTTACATTCTATTTGTATTGAATATTGATTAAGGGATTAGGAAGGTGTGGAAATTGGGGTGTTGATTATTAGGGATTTAGAGTTTTTTCAAATGTGTAGTTTGGTATTGTTTATCAAGACACGGTAAAACAGAGATAAAGAAATGTTTTCATTTTAAAAGATTTTCAAACTCCAAACAAAAGCCTCTAATTCAAAAACTTCAAATAAAATCCAGCAATGGCTTAAATCTGAATGATTCCAATTGAAATCTAATACTTCcaaattttgactaaattaaGGAGGTcgcaactttgactaaatttgaatgcatctatacactaagtcatgtgtagatacatccaaattttgacaaacttgagacatatttatttggacggagtgagtaagATTTTGGAAAGAAGGCAAATTTTCACTTTGTTAATAtagatttttttgaaaattagAAAATTAGGGTGTGACAGGTAGTAGACAATGGAACAAAAATCAAGGACGAATGActgccatggccgccgtgGTCATTCTCAGCCGTTGTTCCATTTTGGGCCGCCCTGCGCCCCGGGAAGCACGCCTCCCCCAGGATGCTCTACGCGTATTTGCGCCGATGTGTGCGTCACGCGTGCTCAGGCCTTCGGCCCACGCCCTCATCACCTGATCCCGCCTAAAATGCGTCTGCCAGGCGCTAATACGCCGTCCTAGGTCCTACATGGCCCCGCGCCTGCTCCTGCATGC carries:
- the LOC100841983 gene encoding transcription factor VIP1 produces the protein MDPRFPPPAPAGGGGERGHHRRAQSETFIRFPDAADLLLDPDSDDFSFSDLDFPSLSDDSAPAASSAAPPQGLPPTHGGTVSSSSYAPRPPGVCGGGAHVRSLSLDAAFFDGLQLQGGGGGGGLAGHKRSGSMDGASSPSEGESALSGGALPDYAKKAIPAERLAELALLDPRRAKRILANRQSAARSKERKIKYTGELERKVQTLQTEATTLSAQLTLLQRDTSSLTVENRELKLRLQSMEEQAKLRDALNDALREEVQRLKIAAGQAPNMHGNPFNGGQQQMQQQQMPNYFSQQQQMQMHYLGGHQGQHQNHQNHQQSSSNGGQSLSGQSLSDSMDFM
- the LOC104584638 gene encoding proline-rich protein HaeIII subfamily 1, whose translation is MKNNMAYLSALIFFLAVGLLLTLSPCRVAAARPLSDSHAVSSSGHGDGAAPRSSHRVAEVAPAPKEKEEEDVVLKKKKEKDHPKKAPPTPKHSGGGGHGHHHGDLSPPAPESPDPDNRWPPFPAWGPRPEDGDNKWPPLPPFNPPPVPAWPQPEPGNKCPPFNPPPIPAWPQPEPGNKWPPFPTWPQPEPGKQWPPVPAWPEPEPGNNHWPPFPAWPQPDHWPPLPPFPFHPPPMPSWAHPAPGGSDQWPPTLASFPGDAVATAKPEDDERRRSSSPELPILPPPVPVPGHN